The sequence ATCATCCGGTCTAACATTTCTCCGGGCGGCATGCTGAAACCACAGCCCATCATCAAACCAGAGGATATCCTAAAAGCCCGCAAAGTGGTGCGCGAGGTTTATATGGACGAAAAGATCGAGCAATACATTGTTGATATTGTTTTCGCCACCCGTTTCCCTGAGCAATACAAACTGCCGGAGTATAAAAACCTGATCACTTACGGTGGTTCGCCGCGTGCAAGTATCAACCTGGCGCTGGCATCAAAGGCTTATGCCTTTATTAAACGCCGCGGTTATGTAATACCTGAGGATGTACGTGCCGTTTGCCATGATGTGATGCGCCACCGTATCGGCCTAAGCTACGAAGCCGAAGCCGAGAACATGACCAGCGAGGATATCATTACCGGGATATTAAACGTGGTTGAAGTACCGTAATGGAAAAGAATCAAGAGTTTAGAACCAAGAAGTAAGACATCCTTGTCTGTCTTGATTCTTTAATCTCATTGTCTTGACTCTAAAAGAAAAGAATGGCTAAAGATACCAAAGACCTGCTGAAGAAAGTAAGGAAGATCGAGATAAAAACGCGCGGGCTGAGCAACCACTTGTTCAGCGGCGAATACCACTCGGCCTTTAAGGGGAGGGGTATGGCCTTTAGCGAAGTACGAGAATACCAGATAGGCGACGAGATCCGCACCATCGATTGGAACGTGACCGCCCGCTTTAACCACCCCTATGTAAAGGTGTTTGACGAGGAGCGCGAACTGACCGTTATGCTGCTGATGGACGTAAGCGGATCGGGCAAGTTTGGTACCGTGAACCAGCAAAAGCAGGAACTGGCTACCGAATTGTGCGCCGTACTGGCGTTCTCAGCCATACAGAATAATGATAAGGTAGGCGTGATATTTTTTAGCGATAAGATAGAAAAATTTATCCCGCCTAAAAAAGGCCGCAGCCATATCCTGATGATCATCCGCGAGCTGATCGCTTTTACACCCGAAAATAAAGGTACCGATGTGGGGCAAGCTATTAAGTTTTTTACCGGCGCTATCAAAAAGAAGTGCACGGCGTTCATCATGTCCGATTTTATGAGTCCGGCGTTTGAGAACGAACTGAAGATAGCCAACAAAAAGCACGATATGATAGCCCTGCGCCTTTTCGACGTGCACGAGGAAGAATTTCCCGACCTGGGCCTGATCCCGATGCTGGACGAAGAAACCGGCCAGATAGTTTGGGTAAATACCGGCGATAAGCAGGTGCGTGCCGCCTACAAGGCCGACGCGATAAAGCGTAACGCCAAACTGCGGGATGTTTTCAGCCGCTGCGGGGTAGATACCACTTCCATCGGCACGCACGAATCTTACGTAAAACCATTAATGACACTGTTTAAAAAACGCGGGAGCAGAAGATAAGGAATGAAGCAACAGTATTTTAAATATGTTATGCTTGTTGGCTTAATATGGGCCTTTGCCTTTGGTGCAAAAGCGCAGGATGTAACTGTGAACGCCCGTTTAGATCAGCAAACACTAAAAATAGGCGATCAAACGCAGCTGCACCTTATTGTGCGCCAGCCGCTGAAGGGAAAAGTTGTGTTCCCCAAAATAGCCGATACGCTGATAAGCAAAGTACAGGTACTAAAAGCCGGCAAGCAGGACACCACGGTAGATCATAACGACCCGAAGATGATCTCGGTAAGCCGCAGCTATACCATCACATCATTTGATGCGGGTACTTATACGCTGCCGGCGCTGGCCTTTAAAGCAGATACCAGCACCATTAAATCGAACGAATTGATACTGGAAGTACAAACCGTTAAGGTGGATACTACTAAGGCTATTTATGATATTAAGCAACCGCTGGCCGTATCGTACACGTTTTTCGACTGGCTGCGCGACCATTGGCTGGCGGTAGCTTTAGGGATGGCCATCGTGCTGTTGATTTTAGGTATTATCTGGTATATCAAAAGCCGCCCAAAGAAAGAGGTGGTCATACCGGAGTACAAACCAGATATCCCGCTGCATATCCAAATATTAGAGAAGCTACAGGTACTGCGCGCCCGTAAGCTATATATCCACGATGCTAAGGCTTACCATACCGAATTGACGGATATCATCCGCGATTACCTGGAGCACCGCTACGTGATCAAAACTCACGAAAAAACCAGCGACGAGATCTTCGAGAGCCTGAAGTATATCGACATCGACCAGGAAAACCGTAACCTGCTGAGGCAGATACTACTACTGGCCGATATGGTGAAATTTGCTAAAGAACAACCCCTGCCACCTGAGAACGAGCAGAGTATGGATAACGCTATCGCCTTTGTAAACAAAACCAAACAGGCTATTACCGCACCAAAACCAACGGAAGGAGGCAGCAATGCTGGCACCACTGTTTAAAGGTATCGAATTTGCGCATCCCGGCTTCTTTTGGTTATTCCTGCTCATCCCTGTAACCGTAGCCTGGTACATTTGGCGCGAGCGTAAGTTGTACGGTAACATGGCCGTATCTGCGGTGAAAGGTTTTGCCTTGCCAAAGAAAAGTTTGCTGCCAAAATTCAGGCATGCGGGCATTGTGCTGCGTTCATTGGCATTGGCGGCGTTGATAGTGGCGCTGGCCCGCCCGCAATCGTCATTAAGCTGGCAAAATACCACTACCGAGGGTATCGATATCATCATCGCGTCAGATATTTCGGGCAGTATGCTGGCCGAAGATTTTAAGCCTAATCGCCTGGACGCC comes from Mucilaginibacter mali and encodes:
- a CDS encoding DUF58 domain-containing protein, yielding MAKDTKDLLKKVRKIEIKTRGLSNHLFSGEYHSAFKGRGMAFSEVREYQIGDEIRTIDWNVTARFNHPYVKVFDEERELTVMLLMDVSGSGKFGTVNQQKQELATELCAVLAFSAIQNNDKVGVIFFSDKIEKFIPPKKGRSHILMIIRELIAFTPENKGTDVGQAIKFFTGAIKKKCTAFIMSDFMSPAFENELKIANKKHDMIALRLFDVHEEEFPDLGLIPMLDEETGQIVWVNTGDKQVRAAYKADAIKRNAKLRDVFSRCGVDTTSIGTHESYVKPLMTLFKKRGSRR
- a CDS encoding BatD family protein; the protein is MKQQYFKYVMLVGLIWAFAFGAKAQDVTVNARLDQQTLKIGDQTQLHLIVRQPLKGKVVFPKIADTLISKVQVLKAGKQDTTVDHNDPKMISVSRSYTITSFDAGTYTLPALAFKADTSTIKSNELILEVQTVKVDTTKAIYDIKQPLAVSYTFFDWLRDHWLAVALGMAIVLLILGIIWYIKSRPKKEVVIPEYKPDIPLHIQILEKLQVLRARKLYIHDAKAYHTELTDIIRDYLEHRYVIKTHEKTSDEIFESLKYIDIDQENRNLLRQILLLADMVKFAKEQPLPPENEQSMDNAIAFVNKTKQAITAPKPTEGGSNAGTTV